In Enterobacter sp. 638, a single window of DNA contains:
- the poxB gene encoding ubiquinone-dependent pyruvate dehydrogenase, protein MKQTVAAYVAKTLEQAGVKRIWGVTGDSLNGLSDSLNRMGTIEWMPTRHEEVAAFAAGAEAQLTGELAVCAGSCGPGNLHLINGLFDCHRNHVPVLAIAAHIPSSEIGSGYFQETHPQELFRECSHYCELVSTPEQIPQVMAIAMRKAILNRGVSVVVLPGDVALKAAPEGASTHWYPAPQPVVTPAEEELKKLAQLLRYSSNIALMCGSGCAGAHKELLEFAGKLKAPIVHALRGKEHVEYDNPYDVGMTGLIGFSSGFHTMMNADTLVLLGTQFPYRAFYPTDAKIIQIDINPGSIGSHSKVDMALIGDIKATLTALLPHLEEKTDRKFLDKALSDYRDARKGLDDLAKPSEKAIHPQYLAQQISHFAADDAIFTCDVGTPTVWAARYLKMNGKRRLIGSFNHGSMANAMPQALGAKATAPERQVVAMCGDGGFSMLMGDFLSVVQMKLPLKIVVFNNSVLGFVAMEMKAGGYLTDGTDLHDTNFAKIAEACGITGIRVEKAADVDEALQRAFSIDGPVLVDVVVAKEELAIPPQIKLEQAKGFSLYMLRAIISGRGDEVMELAKTNWLR, encoded by the coding sequence ATGAAACAGACCGTAGCGGCTTACGTCGCGAAAACGCTGGAACAAGCCGGAGTGAAACGCATTTGGGGCGTGACTGGCGATTCTCTGAACGGGTTAAGCGACAGCCTGAACCGAATGGGCACCATCGAATGGATGCCGACGCGCCATGAAGAGGTCGCCGCGTTCGCCGCTGGCGCGGAAGCACAGTTGACAGGTGAATTAGCCGTTTGCGCCGGATCGTGCGGTCCAGGCAATTTGCATTTGATTAACGGCTTGTTCGACTGCCATCGCAACCACGTTCCGGTGCTGGCCATTGCGGCGCATATTCCGTCGAGCGAAATTGGCAGCGGCTATTTTCAGGAGACGCATCCGCAGGAGCTGTTCCGTGAATGTAGCCACTACTGCGAGCTGGTTTCCACCCCGGAGCAAATCCCGCAGGTGATGGCGATTGCGATGCGCAAAGCGATCCTTAATCGCGGCGTTTCGGTCGTGGTTTTGCCGGGCGATGTGGCCTTGAAAGCCGCGCCAGAAGGAGCGAGCACGCACTGGTATCCCGCGCCGCAGCCGGTTGTCACGCCAGCGGAAGAAGAATTAAAAAAACTGGCGCAGCTCTTACGCTACTCCAGCAACATTGCCCTGATGTGCGGCAGCGGCTGCGCGGGCGCGCATAAAGAGCTGCTGGAATTTGCCGGCAAACTGAAAGCACCGATTGTTCATGCCCTGCGCGGCAAAGAACATGTGGAGTACGATAACCCGTACGACGTGGGAATGACCGGCCTGATCGGTTTTTCCAGCGGCTTCCACACCATGATGAACGCCGACACGCTGGTGCTGCTCGGCACGCAGTTCCCCTATCGCGCGTTCTATCCGACGGACGCGAAAATCATCCAGATCGATATTAATCCCGGCAGCATTGGTTCGCACAGCAAGGTCGATATGGCGCTGATTGGCGATATCAAAGCCACACTCACGGCCCTGCTCCCGCATCTGGAAGAGAAAACCGATCGCAAATTCCTCGACAAAGCGCTCAGTGATTATCGCGACGCACGCAAAGGGCTGGACGACCTCGCTAAACCAAGCGAAAAGGCGATTCATCCGCAGTATCTGGCACAGCAGATCAGCCATTTCGCCGCTGATGACGCCATCTTTACCTGCGATGTGGGCACCCCCACCGTCTGGGCCGCGCGTTATCTGAAAATGAACGGGAAGCGCCGACTCATCGGCTCCTTCAACCACGGTTCAATGGCCAACGCCATGCCGCAAGCGCTGGGCGCAAAAGCCACCGCGCCAGAGCGCCAGGTTGTCGCCATGTGCGGCGACGGCGGATTCAGCATGTTGATGGGCGATTTTTTGTCGGTGGTGCAAATGAAACTGCCGCTGAAAATTGTGGTGTTCAATAACAGCGTGCTGGGATTCGTGGCGATGGAGATGAAGGCCGGTGGCTATCTGACTGACGGCACGGATCTGCACGATACCAACTTTGCAAAAATCGCCGAAGCCTGCGGTATCACGGGCATTCGCGTGGAAAAAGCTGCGGACGTGGACGAAGCACTACAACGCGCATTTTCCATCGACGGCCCGGTGCTGGTGGATGTCGTGGTGGCCAAAGAAGAACTGGCGATCCCGCCGCAAATCAAACTGGAGCAGGCCAAAGGCTTTAGCCTCTATATGCTGCGCGCCATTATTAGCGGTCGCGGTGACGAAGTGATGGAGCTAGCAAAAACCAACTGGCTCAGGTAA
- the ltaE gene encoding low-specificity L-threonine aldolase produces MIDLRSDTVTRPSRAMLEEMMAAPVGDDVYGDDPTVNELQRYAAELSGKEAALFLPTGTQANLVALLSHCERGEEYIVGQGAHNYLYEAGGAAVLGSIQPQPIDAASDGSLPLDKVAAKIKADDIHFARTKLLSLENTHNGKVLPREYLKAAWEFTRERNLGLHVDGARIFNAVVEYGCELKEITQYCDSFTICLSKGLGTPVGSLLVGDADYIKRANRWRKMTGGGMRQAGILAAAGLYALKNNVARLKDDHDNAAWMATQLREIGADVMRHDTNMLFIRVGDENAAALGEFMKSRGVLINASPVVRLVMHLDVSREQLSDVVKHWQAFLQR; encoded by the coding sequence ATGATTGATTTACGCAGTGATACCGTTACCCGTCCGAGTCGCGCCATGCTTGAAGAGATGATGGCCGCGCCGGTCGGGGACGACGTGTACGGTGATGACCCAACGGTCAACGAACTCCAGCGCTACGCCGCAGAATTAAGCGGTAAAGAGGCGGCGCTGTTCCTGCCCACCGGCACGCAGGCCAATCTGGTGGCATTGCTCAGCCATTGCGAGCGCGGCGAAGAGTACATTGTTGGCCAGGGCGCGCATAACTATCTGTACGAAGCGGGTGGCGCAGCGGTGCTCGGCAGCATTCAGCCGCAGCCTATTGACGCCGCGTCTGACGGCTCCCTGCCACTGGATAAAGTCGCGGCCAAAATCAAAGCCGACGATATTCACTTCGCACGGACCAAACTGCTCAGTCTGGAAAATACCCACAACGGGAAAGTGCTTCCGCGCGAATATTTAAAAGCCGCGTGGGAGTTTACCCGCGAGCGCAATCTGGGATTGCACGTCGACGGTGCGCGCATCTTTAACGCCGTGGTGGAGTATGGCTGCGAGCTGAAAGAGATCACCCAATACTGCGATTCGTTCACCATTTGTCTTTCCAAAGGTCTGGGAACGCCGGTCGGCTCGCTGCTGGTGGGCGATGCGGATTACATCAAGCGCGCCAATCGCTGGCGTAAAATGACCGGCGGCGGCATGCGTCAGGCCGGAATTCTGGCCGCGGCCGGATTGTATGCGCTGAAAAACAACGTTGCGCGTCTGAAAGACGATCATGACAATGCCGCGTGGATGGCGACTCAACTGCGTGAAATCGGCGCGGACGTGATGCGTCACGACACCAATATGCTGTTCATTCGCGTGGGTGATGAAAACGCTGCCGCGCTGGGTGAATTCATGAAATCCCGTGGCGTGCTGATCAACGCTTCCCCAGTAGTGCGCCTGGTGATGCATCTCGACGTGAGCCGCGAACAGCTTTCTGACGTGGTCAAACACTGGCAGGCCTTTTTACAGCGCTAA
- the aqpZ gene encoding aquaporin Z, with protein sequence MFRKLAAECFGTFWLVFGGCGSAVLAAAFPELGIGFAGVALAFGLTVLTMAFAVGHISGGHFNPAVTLGLWAGGRFPAKEVIGYIIAQVVGGIIAAAVLYVVASGKAGFDAAASGFASNGYGEHSPGGFSMLSAIVIEIVLTAGFLLVIHGATDKNAPAGFAPIAIGLALTLIHLISIPVTNTSVNPARSTAVAIFQGGWALEQLWLFWVMPIIGGILGGVLYRTLLEKRN encoded by the coding sequence ATGTTTAGAAAATTAGCGGCGGAATGCTTTGGTACATTCTGGTTGGTATTTGGTGGCTGCGGTAGCGCAGTGCTAGCGGCAGCATTTCCGGAATTAGGAATTGGTTTTGCAGGTGTGGCCTTAGCCTTTGGTTTAACAGTTTTAACCATGGCATTTGCAGTCGGTCATATTTCTGGTGGTCACTTTAACCCTGCCGTGACATTAGGTCTGTGGGCTGGCGGTCGTTTCCCGGCGAAAGAAGTGATTGGCTATATTATTGCCCAGGTTGTCGGCGGCATTATTGCGGCGGCGGTTCTGTATGTTGTCGCCAGCGGTAAAGCGGGCTTTGATGCGGCAGCGAGCGGTTTTGCCTCAAACGGTTACGGCGAACACTCTCCAGGCGGCTTCTCAATGCTATCAGCGATTGTGATTGAAATTGTGCTCACCGCCGGTTTCTTGCTGGTGATTCATGGCGCGACGGACAAAAATGCGCCAGCGGGTTTTGCGCCGATTGCTATCGGCCTGGCGTTAACCCTGATTCACCTGATCAGCATTCCGGTGACCAATACGTCGGTTAACCCGGCACGCAGTACCGCCGTCGCTATCTTCCAGGGTGGCTGGGCGCTTGAGCAGCTGTGGCTGTTCTGGGTGATGCCAATCATCGGCGGTATTTTGGGTGGCGTGCTGTACCGCACCCTGCTTGAAAAGCGTAACTAA
- the hcp gene encoding hydroxylamine reductase, whose product MFCVQCEQTIRTPAGNGCSYSQGMCGKTAETSDLQDLLIAALQGLSAWAAKAREYGIVDHYVDNFAPRAFFSTLTNVNFDSPRIVGYAREAIALREALKAQSLNADANAAVDNPMADLQLVSDDLGDLQRQAAEFTPNKDKAAIGENILGLRLLCLYGLKGAAAYMEHAHVLGQYDNDIYAQYHKIMAWLGTWPSDMNALLECSMEIGQMNFKVMSILDAGETDTYGHPTPTQVNVKATAGKCILISGHDLKDLYNLLQQTEGTGVNVYTHGEMLPAHGYPELRKFKHLVGNYGSGWQNQQVEFARFPGPIVMTSNCIIDPTVGSYDDRIWTRSIVGWPGVSHLEGDDFAPVITQAQQMAGFPFSEIEHMITVGFGRETLLGAADSLIDLVSREKLRHIFLVGGCDGARGERNYFTDFATSVPQDCLILTLACGKYRFNKLDFGDIEGLPRLIDAGQCNDAYSAIILAVTLAEKLGCGVNDLPLSLVLSWFEQKAIVILLTLLSLGVTNIVTGPTAPGFLTPDLLAVLNEKFGLRSVTTVEEDMQQLLSA is encoded by the coding sequence ATGTTTTGTGTGCAATGTGAACAAACCATCCGTACCCCTGCCGGAAACGGCTGCTCCTACTCGCAAGGTATGTGCGGTAAAACCGCAGAAACGTCTGACCTGCAAGATCTCCTGATTGCGGCCCTACAAGGCCTGTCCGCCTGGGCCGCAAAAGCGCGTGAATACGGCATTGTGGATCACTATGTCGATAACTTCGCACCGCGCGCTTTTTTCTCCACGCTGACGAACGTTAACTTCGACTCTCCACGCATAGTGGGCTACGCGCGTGAAGCCATTGCCCTGCGCGAAGCGCTGAAAGCACAAAGCCTGAACGCAGATGCCAATGCTGCGGTAGATAACCCAATGGCTGACCTGCAGCTGGTGAGCGACGATCTGGGCGACCTGCAACGTCAGGCGGCAGAATTCACCCCGAACAAAGATAAAGCAGCCATCGGTGAGAACATTCTCGGCCTGCGCCTGCTGTGCCTGTACGGCCTGAAAGGTGCGGCAGCCTATATGGAACACGCCCACGTCCTCGGTCAGTACGACAACGACATTTACGCCCAGTACCACAAAATCATGGCATGGCTGGGTACCTGGCCTTCCGATATGAACGCTCTGCTGGAGTGCTCAATGGAAATTGGCCAGATGAACTTCAAAGTGATGAGCATTCTGGATGCAGGCGAAACCGACACGTACGGCCACCCAACGCCAACGCAGGTGAACGTCAAAGCGACTGCCGGTAAGTGTATTTTGATCTCCGGTCACGATCTGAAAGACCTCTACAATTTGCTGCAACAAACCGAAGGGACAGGCGTTAACGTCTACACTCACGGCGAAATGCTGCCCGCCCACGGCTATCCGGAGCTGCGCAAATTCAAACATCTGGTCGGGAACTACGGCAGCGGCTGGCAAAATCAGCAGGTAGAATTTGCACGCTTCCCCGGTCCAATCGTGATGACCTCAAACTGCATTATCGATCCGACCGTCGGTTCATATGACGATCGTATCTGGACCCGCAGCATCGTCGGCTGGCCGGGTGTCAGTCACCTCGAAGGTGATGATTTCGCACCGGTCATCACCCAGGCGCAGCAGATGGCGGGCTTCCCGTTCAGCGAAATCGAGCACATGATCACCGTGGGTTTTGGTCGCGAAACGCTTCTTGGCGCTGCTGATTCTCTGATCGATCTGGTGAGCCGCGAAAAACTGCGTCACATCTTCCTGGTTGGCGGCTGTGACGGCGCACGCGGCGAACGTAACTACTTCACCGATTTTGCCACCAGCGTCCCGCAGGATTGCCTGATCCTGACCCTGGCCTGCGGTAAATACCGTTTCAACAAACTGGACTTCGGCGATATCGAAGGCCTGCCGCGTCTGATTGATGCCGGTCAGTGTAACGATGCCTACTCAGCGATCATTCTGGCCGTGACGCTTGCAGAGAAACTGGGCTGCGGCGTGAACGATCTGCCTCTGTCTCTGGTGCTTTCCTGGTTCGAGCAGAAAGCGATCGTGATCCTGCTGACCCTGCTGTCGCTGGGCGTCACCAATATCGTCACCGGCCCGACCGCGCCAGGCTTCCTGACCCCGGATCTGCTGGCCGTGTTGAACGAAAAATTCGGTCTGCGTTCCGTGACGACCGTAGAAGAAGACATGCAGCAACTGCTGAGCGCGTAA
- a CDS encoding NAD(P)-dependent oxidoreductase, producing MKVLVTGATSGLGRNAVEFLRNKGISVRATGRNEAMGKLLQKMGAEFIQADLTELVSSQAKVMLAGIDTLWHCSSFTSPWGTQEAFDLANVRATRRLGEWSVAWGVRNFIHVSSPSLYFDYHHHRDIQEDFRPARFACEFARSKAASEEVIDLLAQSNPHTRFTVLRPQSLFGPHDKVFIPRLAQMMHHYGSVLLPRGGDALVDMTYFENAIHAMWLASQPECDHLVSGRAYNITNGEPQSLRNIVQRLINELNIHCRIRSVPYPMLDMIARSMERFGNKSAKEPALTHYGVSKLNFDFTLNTTRAENELGYKPIVTLDEGIVRTAAWLRDHGKLHR from the coding sequence ATGAAGGTACTGGTTACCGGCGCCACCAGCGGCTTAGGCCGAAATGCGGTCGAGTTTCTGCGCAACAAAGGCATCAGCGTTAGAGCCACCGGTCGCAACGAAGCGATGGGTAAACTCCTGCAAAAAATGGGGGCTGAATTCATCCAGGCCGACCTGACGGAGCTGGTTTCTTCGCAGGCAAAAGTGATGCTCGCCGGAATCGATACGCTGTGGCACTGCTCCAGTTTTACCTCGCCCTGGGGAACGCAGGAAGCCTTTGACCTCGCGAACGTTCGCGCCACCCGCCGTCTCGGCGAATGGTCTGTCGCGTGGGGGGTGCGTAATTTTATTCATGTCTCCTCGCCGTCGCTCTATTTTGACTATCACCATCATCGCGATATTCAGGAAGATTTCCGCCCGGCGCGGTTCGCCTGCGAATTTGCGCGCAGCAAAGCTGCCAGCGAAGAGGTCATCGATCTGCTGGCGCAGTCAAACCCACATACGCGCTTTACCGTTCTGCGTCCGCAAAGCCTGTTTGGGCCGCACGATAAAGTGTTTATCCCGCGTCTGGCGCAGATGATGCATCACTACGGCAGCGTGCTGTTGCCACGCGGTGGCGATGCGCTGGTGGACATGACCTATTTTGAAAATGCGATTCATGCGATGTGGCTGGCGAGTCAGCCGGAGTGCGATCATCTTGTTTCAGGGCGCGCGTACAACATCACCAACGGCGAACCGCAGAGCCTGCGTAACATCGTGCAGCGTCTGATTAACGAGCTGAATATTCACTGCCGCATTCGTTCTGTGCCGTACCCGATGCTGGACATGATCGCCCGCAGCATGGAGCGTTTTGGCAATAAATCGGCCAAAGAACCCGCACTGACCCATTACGGCGTGTCGAAGCTCAATTTTGATTTTACGCTGAACACCACGCGTGCTGAAAATGAGTTGGGATACAAGCCGATCGTCACGCTGGACGAAGGCATTGTGCGCACGGCGGCGTGGCTGCGCGATCACGGCAAGCTGCACCGCTAA
- the hcr gene encoding NADH oxidoreductase, whose product MTMPTSQCPWRMQVHHIHQETPDVWTLSLLCHDFYPYRAGQYALVSVRNAADTLRAYTISSTPGVSEYITLTIRRIDEGAGSQWLTNDVKRGDYIWLSDAQGDFTCDDKADDKFLMLAAGCGVTPVMSMRRWLAKNRPHADVQVIFSVRSPEDVIFADEWRNYPVTMVAENNATHGFVAGRLSRELLQSVPDIASRTVMTCGPAPYMDIVEKEVQALGVTRFFKEQFFTPVAEAATSGVKFTRLQPAQTFFGRVGTTLLEALESNKVPIVAACRAGVCGCCKTKVVSGEYTVNSTMTLTEAEIADGYVLACSCHPQGDLVLA is encoded by the coding sequence ATGACGATGCCAACCTCACAATGCCCGTGGCGGATGCAGGTTCATCACATCCATCAGGAGACGCCGGATGTGTGGACGCTTTCACTGCTGTGCCATGACTTTTATCCGTACCGTGCCGGTCAGTATGCGCTGGTCAGCGTTCGCAACGCGGCGGATACCCTGCGCGCATACACGATTTCCTCGACGCCTGGCGTGAGCGAGTACATTACGCTCACCATCCGCCGTATTGATGAGGGCGCTGGCTCGCAGTGGCTGACCAACGACGTCAAGCGCGGGGATTATATTTGGCTCTCCGACGCGCAGGGTGATTTCACCTGCGACGACAAAGCCGATGATAAATTCCTGATGCTGGCTGCGGGTTGTGGCGTGACGCCGGTGATGTCGATGCGTCGCTGGCTGGCAAAAAATCGTCCGCACGCTGACGTGCAGGTTATCTTTAGCGTGCGCTCTCCCGAAGATGTGATTTTTGCCGACGAATGGCGCAATTATCCTGTGACGATGGTGGCAGAAAATAATGCTACTCACGGCTTTGTGGCCGGTCGTCTGAGCCGTGAACTGCTGCAAAGCGTGCCGGACATCGCATCGCGTACGGTGATGACCTGCGGCCCCGCGCCGTACATGGACATCGTCGAAAAAGAGGTACAAGCGCTCGGGGTCACTCGCTTCTTCAAAGAGCAGTTCTTCACGCCCGTGGCTGAAGCCGCGACCAGCGGCGTGAAATTCACCAGGCTGCAACCGGCGCAGACCTTTTTTGGTCGCGTTGGCACCACGCTGCTGGAAGCGCTGGAAAGCAACAAGGTTCCGATTGTCGCTGCCTGCCGCGCTGGCGTGTGCGGTTGCTGCAAAACGAAAGTGGTTTCCGGTGAATATACCGTCAACAGCACCATGACACTGACGGAGGCAGAAATCGCCGACGGCTACGTGCTGGCCTGTTCCTGCCATCCGCAGGGTGATTTGGTACTGGCGTAA
- a CDS encoding DoxX family protein, whose amino-acid sequence MVKSLLIAVNKTLTHEDFGKLLLRLAVGGLMLFHGLHKLIGGVDGISGMLVAKGLPGFIAYGVLIGEVVAPVLIVLGILTRPAALVLAFTMIVAWLMVGTGKTFALDAVGAWAIESLVYFFIGALAVAFLGAGRYALAKDPAWK is encoded by the coding sequence ATGGTTAAATCATTGTTAATTGCTGTTAATAAAACGCTAACGCATGAGGATTTTGGCAAGCTGTTACTGCGACTGGCGGTGGGCGGACTCATGCTGTTTCACGGGTTGCACAAGCTGATTGGCGGCGTGGATGGCATTAGCGGCATGCTGGTGGCTAAAGGATTACCCGGGTTTATCGCTTATGGCGTGTTAATTGGTGAAGTGGTTGCGCCTGTGCTGATTGTGCTGGGCATTCTGACGCGTCCGGCAGCGCTGGTATTGGCCTTCACGATGATTGTCGCCTGGCTGATGGTTGGCACAGGCAAAACGTTCGCGCTGGATGCCGTAGGCGCATGGGCGATTGAAAGCCTGGTGTATTTCTTTATTGGCGCGTTGGCCGTCGCGTTTTTAGGTGCAGGGCGTTATGCCTTAGCCAAAGATCCAGCCTGGAAGTAA
- a CDS encoding lysine exporter LysO family protein translates to MFSGLLIILLPLVVGYLIPLRHASALKLINRFLSWIVYVILFFMGISLAFLDNLAANLLSILHYSIVTIVVILVCNIAALLWLERTIPWRNHHQQEKLPSRIAMVLESLKLCGVVLLGFLLGLTGIAFLQHATEASEYTLIFLLFLIGIQLRNNGMTLKQIVLNRRGMMVAVVVVASSMVAGVINAFILDLPLKTGLAMASGFGWYSLSGILLTESFGPVIGSAAFFNDLGRELIAIMLIPGLVRQSRSTALGLCGATSMDFTLPVLQRSGGLELVPAAIVHGFILSLLVPILMAVFSA, encoded by the coding sequence ATGTTTTCAGGACTTTTAATCATTCTGCTGCCGCTGGTAGTGGGCTACCTTATTCCCCTTCGTCACGCCTCCGCATTAAAACTCATTAATCGCTTTTTGAGTTGGATTGTTTACGTCATCCTTTTTTTCATGGGGATAAGCCTAGCATTCCTGGATAATTTGGCCGCCAATCTGCTGTCTATTCTCCATTATTCCATTGTCACTATTGTGGTTATTCTGGTGTGTAATATTGCCGCACTACTGTGGCTGGAACGGACGATTCCGTGGAGAAATCATCACCAGCAAGAAAAATTGCCGTCACGGATTGCGATGGTGCTCGAATCATTAAAACTCTGCGGCGTTGTATTGCTGGGTTTTCTGCTCGGCCTGACGGGGATTGCATTTTTACAGCACGCGACCGAAGCCAGTGAATATACATTGATTTTCCTGCTGTTCCTGATCGGCATCCAACTGCGTAATAACGGCATGACGCTGAAACAAATTGTGCTGAATCGCCGAGGAATGATGGTCGCCGTAGTCGTCGTGGCAAGCTCTATGGTCGCGGGTGTCATTAACGCATTTATTCTCGATCTGCCGCTGAAAACGGGCCTGGCGATGGCATCCGGATTTGGCTGGTATTCGTTGTCCGGTATTCTACTCACCGAATCATTTGGCCCGGTTATCGGTAGCGCCGCGTTCTTTAACGATCTGGGGCGAGAACTGATCGCGATTATGCTCATTCCGGGGCTGGTGCGTCAAAGCCGCTCTACGGCGCTCGGCCTGTGCGGAGCCACGTCGATGGACTTTACGCTGCCTGTTTTACAGCGTTCGGGTGGGCTGGAGCTGGTGCCCGCCGCCATCGTTCATGGTTTTATATTGAGTCTGCTGGTGCCGATTCTGATGGCTGTTTTCTCCGCCTGA
- a CDS encoding SDR family oxidoreductase has translation MPQRILVLGASGYIGQHLTSALSEQGHQVLAAARNTERLQKLNLPNVSCHNVDLNWPKELPVLLEGVDTLYYLVHSMGEGGDFIAHERQVALNVRDALLETPVKQIIFLSSLQAPESEQSDHLRARQLTAETLRSADIPLTELRAGIIVGAGSAAFEVMRDMVYNLPILTPPRWVRSRTTPIALENLLHYLMELLNHPSTQHRVLEAAGPEVLSYQEQFEHFMRVSGRRRLLVPIPFPTSWISVWFLNVITSVPPTTAKALIQGLKHDLLADDRELRALIPQDLIRFDDAVRNTLKEEEKLVNSSDWGYDAQAFARWRPEYGYYAKQAGFTVKTSASLEALWEVVNQIGGKERYFFGNILWQTRGMLDLLVGHKLAKGRPAHAMLQPGDTVDSWKVIIVEPEKQLALLFGMKAPGLGRLCFTLKDKGDHRELDVRAWWHPHGMPGLFYWLLMIPAHLFIFRGMAKRIAHLAEHKSEKV, from the coding sequence GTGCCGCAACGTATTCTGGTGCTCGGCGCCAGTGGCTATATCGGTCAGCATTTGACGTCCGCATTAAGTGAGCAAGGACATCAGGTGCTGGCGGCGGCACGCAACACTGAGCGCCTCCAGAAGCTAAACCTGCCCAACGTCAGCTGTCACAATGTCGATCTCAACTGGCCGAAGGAACTGCCCGTCCTGCTGGAAGGCGTCGATACGCTCTATTATCTGGTGCACAGCATGGGCGAAGGCGGTGATTTTATCGCGCACGAGCGCCAGGTGGCGTTGAACGTACGCGATGCCCTGCTGGAAACCCCCGTTAAGCAGATTATTTTCTTAAGCTCATTGCAGGCGCCTGAAAGCGAGCAGTCCGATCACCTGCGCGCGCGCCAGCTTACGGCGGAAACGCTGCGCAGTGCCGATATTCCGCTCACCGAATTACGTGCCGGGATCATCGTGGGCGCAGGGTCAGCGGCTTTCGAAGTAATGCGCGATATGGTTTACAACCTGCCGATTCTGACGCCGCCGCGCTGGGTGCGCTCCCGCACCACACCGATTGCGCTAGAAAATCTGCTGCATTATCTGATGGAACTGCTGAATCATCCCAGCACGCAACATCGCGTGCTGGAAGCCGCCGGACCGGAAGTGCTGAGCTATCAGGAACAGTTTGAGCATTTTATGAGGGTCAGCGGGCGTCGCCGCTTGCTGGTGCCCATCCCCTTCCCGACCAGTTGGATCTCCGTCTGGTTTTTGAATGTGATTACGTCCGTTCCGCCAACGACGGCCAAAGCGCTGATCCAGGGGCTGAAACACGATCTGCTGGCCGATGACCGCGAATTACGTGCGCTGATCCCACAGGATCTGATTCGTTTCGACGACGCCGTGCGCAACACGTTAAAAGAAGAAGAAAAACTGGTGAACTCCAGCGACTGGGGTTACGACGCGCAGGCCTTTGCACGCTGGCGTCCGGAGTACGGTTATTACGCCAAACAGGCGGGATTCACGGTGAAAACCAGCGCCAGCCTTGAAGCCCTCTGGGAAGTGGTCAATCAAATTGGCGGCAAAGAGCGCTATTTCTTTGGCAATATTCTTTGGCAAACGCGCGGGATGCTGGATCTGCTGGTGGGACACAAGCTGGCTAAAGGCCGTCCAGCACACGCCATGCTCCAGCCTGGTGATACGGTCGATAGCTGGAAAGTAATCATCGTTGAGCCAGAAAAACAGCTGGCGCTGCTGTTCGGCATGAAAGCGCCCGGCCTTGGGCGGTTATGCTTTACGCTGAAAGACAAAGGCGATCACCGTGAACTGGACGTGCGCGCATGGTGGCATCCGCACGGAATGCCGGGGCTTTTTTACTGGCTGTTGATGATCCCGGCGCACCTGTTTATCTTCCGTGGCATGGCAAAACGGATTGCGCATCTTGCAGAACACAAGTCAGAAAAAGTCTGA